One part of the Anopheles coustani chromosome 2, idAnoCousDA_361_x.2, whole genome shotgun sequence genome encodes these proteins:
- the LOC131262212 gene encoding pre-mRNA splicing regulator USH1G yields the protein MSSDRIHRAAKDGLLDVLREATRSEANAKDVDGMTPVLWAAFEGHFEALKLLVARGGDPDKADQFGNTALHLASAKGHMQCVDFLVQFGVNIYALDIDHHSAQDLAAINNRDNILRYLDAAAATLEATDRKRAHELKEHAKKKSEKRAREFLGRQQKIERELDPSLSRRPVPHRPSNLLQTLKQKLWSGSQGNLSQGHRLADGQAQPQMTTTTTTTTFSALVGGTVARGGGAVKKRANAMKTRQQMENGDFKIGEMEANGKRSVRSIQGLRRDSEVLYVGTYSSNDDSNASDRRGKLKDVFDVDSNGGDNDDADEDSGSAASGKFGTMSRAHSQPDFLLAGATDEVTEDVLLQRPSGLFSRPSFGNLAFPRSVSNVLAQLGNEQSSSASSDGSMKAKPTTKGAIKPRSQLVISDSDSDVESSDNEENDSLAILRFLAAFKLEDYYPVFQKNEIDLETLMILTENDIKSLGLPLGPYRRLCNAIQERKEALANPGTISDSRL from the exons ATGTCATCGGATAGAATCCACCG TGCCGCCAAAGACGGTCTGCTGGACGTGCTTCGGGAGGCGACCCGTTCCGAGGCCAATGCCAAAGATGTGGACGGTATGACGCCCGTCCTGTGGGCTGCCTTCGAAGGTCATTTCGAGGCTTTAAAGCTACTAGTCGCCCGGGG GGGAGATCCGGATAAGGCCGATCAGTTTGGTAACACCGCCCTGCATCTGGCATCCGCCAAAGGTCACATGCAGTGCGTGGACTTCCTGGTGCAGTTCGGGGTTAACATTTACGCGCTCGACATCGACCATCACAGTGCGCAGGACTTGGCAGCGATCAACAACCGGGATAATATCTTGCGGTATCTCGATGCGGCGGCAGCCACCCTCGAGGCCACGGACAG AAAACGGGCGCACGAGCTGAAAGAACATGCCAAAAAGAAGAGCGAGAAAAGGGCCCGCGAGTTCCTGGGCCGGCAGCAAAAGATCGAACGGGAGCTCGATCCGAGCCTGTCCCGCCGTCCGGTGCCGCACCGGCCCTCGAACTTGCTGCAAACGCTGAAGCAAAAGCTCTGGTCCGGTAGCCAGGGAAACCTGTCCCAGGGGCACCGATTGGCCGATGGGCAGGCACAGCCCCAgatgacgacaacgacgacaacgacgacgttcAGTGCGCTGGTGGGTGGAACGGTTGCCCGTGGCGGAGGGGCAGTGAAGAAGCGGGCGAATGCCATGAAAACCCGACAGCAGATGGAAAACGGAG ATTTCAAAATTGGCGAAATGGAGGCGAACGGTAAAAGGAGCGTGCGATCGATACAGGGCTTACGGCGCGACTCGGAGGTGCTGTACGTGGGAACCTACAGCTCGAACGATGACTCCAATGCCTCGGACCGGCGGGGCAAGCTGAAGGACGTGTTCGACGTTGACTCGAACGGCGGTGACAATGACGATGCGGACGAGGACAGTGGCAGTGCGGCTAGCGGCAAATTTGGAACCATGTCCCGGGCGCACAGTCAGCCCGACTTTCTGCTGGCCGGCGCCACCGATGAGGTGACGGAGGACGTCCTCCTGCAGCGACCATCGGGACTGTTCAGTCGGCCATCGTTCGGTAACCTGGCCTTCCC TCGATCCGTTTCGAATGTGCTCGCCCAGCTCGGCAACGAACAGTCGTCCAGTGCGTCCTCGGACGGCTCGATGAAGGCCAAACCGACGACGAAGGGAGCGATCAAGCCCCGCTCGCAGCTGGTCATCTCGGATTCGGACTCGGACGTCGAAAGTTCCGACAACGAGGAGAACGACTCGTTAGCGATTCTGCGGTTTTTGGCTGCCTTCAAGCTAGAAGATTACTATCCAGT ATTCCAAAAGAACGAAATCGACTTGGAAACACTGATGATCCTCACGGAGAATGATATCAAATCGCTCGGCCTGCCACTCGGGCCGTACCGGAGGCTTTGCAACGCGATACAGGAGCGAAAGGAAGCCTTGGCTAATCCGGGCACGATATCCGACAGTCGACTTTAG